A window from Nitrospira sp. ND1 encodes these proteins:
- the glgA gene encoding glycogen synthase GlgA has protein sequence MVSSEVVPFAKTGGLADVVGALATEFARLGHDVCVLLPAYRQVDALGDQVVDYARLAVPTAQGLVEARIQERTGPHSHVTGSGRLRVLTVRHDAFFSRSGLYQEAGHDYPDNLERFAFFCRAVMELLVHFGEKDGWQVDLLHVHDWQAALCAVYLRTLYQAKSALSNIRSVLTIHNLGYQGLFPAEHFSLTGLPAQLFTPAALEFYGKLNLLKGGLVFADLLTTVSPTYSEEIQTPEYGCGLEGVISGRKDVLHGIVNGIDAEIWNPAKDPHLPTQYSLSDMSGKARSKKGLQRELKLRTDKGPLVGVIARLTGQKGIDLVIDIIPELMELDVQVVILGTGDVKYEQLVRELAERYPGRLAVRNVFDEGLAHRIEAGADMFLMPSRYEPCGLSQLYSLRYGTVPIVRKTGGLADTVVNYTPSAFKGSRVTGFSFTDTSADSLLTCLLLALSIYRKKADWHRIVRAGMEQDLSWARSAEIYLRLFQELLEGKAPQRK, from the coding sequence ATGGTGTCCTCCGAGGTCGTACCCTTTGCGAAGACGGGCGGACTCGCCGATGTGGTCGGAGCCCTCGCGACTGAGTTTGCCAGGTTGGGGCACGATGTCTGCGTTCTACTGCCGGCCTATCGACAGGTCGATGCGCTGGGCGATCAGGTGGTCGACTATGCCCGGTTGGCGGTGCCGACCGCGCAGGGGCTGGTAGAGGCGCGTATCCAAGAGCGCACCGGCCCGCATTCGCATGTGACAGGTTCTGGACGCCTGCGAGTGTTGACTGTTCGCCACGATGCGTTCTTTTCCCGCTCAGGTCTCTACCAGGAGGCCGGTCACGACTATCCCGACAATCTCGAGCGGTTCGCATTTTTTTGTCGGGCCGTCATGGAATTGTTGGTGCACTTCGGTGAAAAGGACGGCTGGCAGGTGGATCTGCTGCATGTGCATGATTGGCAAGCCGCCCTGTGTGCAGTCTACTTGCGGACGCTCTATCAAGCGAAGTCCGCCCTCAGCAATATCCGTAGCGTGCTGACCATCCATAATCTGGGATATCAGGGATTATTTCCGGCTGAACATTTTTCCCTCACCGGCCTGCCTGCCCAGCTGTTTACCCCCGCTGCGCTTGAGTTTTACGGGAAACTGAATCTCTTAAAAGGAGGGCTTGTCTTCGCCGATCTGCTCACCACAGTAAGTCCCACGTACAGTGAAGAGATTCAGACGCCAGAATATGGTTGTGGGCTGGAAGGGGTGATCAGCGGGCGGAAGGACGTGCTGCACGGAATCGTGAATGGCATTGATGCTGAGATCTGGAATCCCGCCAAGGATCCCCACCTGCCGACCCAGTATTCTCTGTCCGATATGTCCGGAAAGGCGCGATCCAAGAAAGGGCTTCAGCGTGAACTGAAGCTTCGTACCGACAAGGGGCCGCTTGTCGGGGTGATTGCGAGACTGACCGGTCAGAAGGGTATCGATCTCGTGATCGATATTATTCCGGAACTGATGGAACTCGATGTGCAGGTCGTGATTCTCGGGACCGGAGATGTGAAGTATGAGCAGCTGGTGCGTGAGTTGGCGGAACGGTATCCTGGGCGACTCGCGGTGCGCAACGTCTTTGACGAAGGGCTGGCCCATCGGATTGAAGCCGGCGCGGATATGTTTCTCATGCCGTCCCGTTATGAGCCTTGCGGCCTCAGTCAGTTATACAGCCTTCGCTATGGTACTGTTCCTATCGTGAGGAAGACCGGAGGGTTGGCCGACACTGTGGTCAACTATACACCGAGCGCTTTCAAGGGATCGCGTGTCACCGGTTTCAGCTTTACGGATACCAGCGCGGACTCGCTTTTGACCTGTCTCTTGCTTGCATTGTCGATCTACCGGAAAAAGGCGGATTGGCACCGCATCGTCAGGGCGGGCATGGAGCAAGATTTGTCGTGGGCTCGATCAGCCGAGATCTATCTGCGGTTATTTCAGGAGCTGCTTGAAGGGAAAGCGCCGCAGCGGAAGTAG